A stretch of Ipomoea triloba cultivar NCNSP0323 chromosome 11, ASM357664v1 DNA encodes these proteins:
- the LOC115996391 gene encoding alanine aminotransferase 2-like, whose product MRRFVAEKSRNLVAQAASSPPPSLSSSVFPRRTSSSSPLRFLSGTSTTLHPSPSSDSMAGSDYSSTPLTLQSINPKVLKCEYAVRGEIVNLAQKIQEELQAKPGSHPFDEIIYCNIGNPQSLGQQPITFFREVLALCDHPSILDKSETQGLFSADSIERAFQILDQIPGRATGAYSHSQGIKGLRDTIASGIEARDGFPANPNDIFLTDGASPAVHMMMQLLISSENDGILCPIPQYPLYSASIALHGGTLVPYYLDEATGWGLETSELKKQLETAKSKGIKVGALVVINPGNPTGQVLAEANQKEIVDFCKKEGLVLLADEVYQENVYVPDKQFHSFKKVARSMGYGEKDISLVSFQSVSKGFYGECGKRGGYMEVTGFSPEIREQIYKVASVNLCSNISGQILASLVMSPPKVGDESYESFSAEKDAILSSLARRAKTLEDALNSLEGVTCNKAEGAMYLFPRIRLPEKAIKAAEAAKTAPDAFYARCLLNATGVVVVPGSGFGQVPGTWHFRCTILPQEDKIPAIVSRLTEFHQGFMDQYRD is encoded by the exons ATGCGGAGATTCGTGGCCGAAAAATCGAGAAATCTTGTCGCGCAAGCCGCctcttctcctcctccttctcTGTCTTCTTCCGTGTTTCCGCGTCGCACTTCGTCTTCGTCTCCGTTGCGATTCCTCAGCGGTACTAGTACGACTCTCCATCCCTCTCCTTCCTCCGATTCAATGGCGGGTTCTGATTATTCGTCCACTCCCCTCACTCTTCAATCCATCAATCCCAAG GTTCTGAAATGCGAGTATGCTGTTCGTGGTGAAATTGTCAACCTTGCTCAG AAAATACAAGAAGAGTTACAGGCAAAACCAGGTTCTCACCCATTTGATGAG ATAATTTATTGCAATATTGGAAACCCTCAATCCCTTGGTCAGCAGCCAATTACTTTCTTTAGGGAG GTGCTTGCATTATGTGACCATCCTTCCATTTTGGATAAAAGTGAAACTCAAGGTCTGTTCAG TGCGGACTCCATAGAGCGAGCTTTCCAGATCCTTGATCAAATTCCAGGAAGAGCAACTGGTGCATACAGCCATAGTCAG GGTATCAAAGGATTGCGTGATACAATTGCTTCTGGTATAGAAGCTCGTGATGGTTTCCCTGCCAATCCCAATGATATTTTCTTGACTGATGGTGCAAGCCCAGCG GTTCACATGATGATGCAGCTGTTGATTAGTTCAGAGAATGATGGAATTCTTTGTCCCATCCCTCAGTATCCACTTTACTCTGCTTCAATTGCTCTCCATGGTGGCACTCTT GTTCCTTATTATCTTGATGAGGCAACTGGATGGGGACTTGAGACCTCAGAGCTTAAGAAACAGCTAGAAACTGCCAAGTCCAAGGGAATTAAAGTTGGGGCATTGGTTGTGATTAATCCAGGAAATCCAACAGGGCAG GTTCTTGCTGAGGCTAACCAAAAGGAAATTGTAGATTTCTGCAAGAAAGAAGGTCTTGTACTTCTGGCTGATGAG GTGTACCAAGAGAATGTCTATGTGCCTGACAAACAGTTCCACTCGTTTAAGAAAGTTGCCCGTTCTATGGGTTATGGAGAGAAGGATATTTCTTTGGTATCTTTTCAGTCTGTCTCTAAAG GCTTCTATGGTGAATGTGGAAAGCGAGGAGGTTACATGGAAGTCACTGGCTTTAGTCCTGAAATAAGGGAACAGATATACAAAGTTGCATCTGTAAATCTATGTTCTAACATTTCTGGCCAGATTCTTGCCAGCCTCGTCATGAGCCCCCCAAAG GTAGGAGATGAATCCTATGAGTCTTTTTCCGCTGAGAAAGATGCGATACTCTCATCCTTGGCAAGGCGTGCAAAG ACACTCGAAGATGCCTTAAACAGTCTGGAGGGAGTCACGTGCAACAAAGCAGAAGGAGCTATGTACCTTTTTCCTCGTATTCGTCTTCCTGAGAAAGCCATAAAGGCAGCAGAAGCAGCCAAGACTGCTCCGGATGCATTCTATGCTCGCTGCCTACTTAATGCAACTGGAGTAGTTGTCGTCCCAGGCTCTGGCTTTGGACAG GTTCCGGGGACGTGGCATTTTAGGTGCACAATATTGCCCCAAGAGGATAAAATACCAGCTATTGTCTCTCGACTTACAGAGTTCCATCAAGGATTCATGGACCAGTACCGCGACTAA
- the LOC115996392 gene encoding proteasome subunit alpha type-5-like: MFLTRTEYDRGVNTFSPEGRLFQVEYAIEAIKLGSTAIGIKTKEGVVLAVEKRITSPLLEPSSVEKIMEIDSHIGCAMSGLIADARTLVEHARVETQNHRFSYGEPMTVESTTQALCDLALRFGEGDEESMSRPFGVSLLIAGHDENGPSLYYTDPSGTFWQCNAKAIGSGSEGADSSLQEQYNKELTLKEAETIALSILKQVMEEKVTPNNVDIARVAQTYHLYPPSEVEAVINRL; the protein is encoded by the exons ATGTTTCTCACTAG AACGGAATACGATAGAGGTGTCAACACCTTTTCTCCCGAAGGCCGTCTGTTCCAAGTTGAGTACGCTATTGAAGCTATCAAG CTCGGTTCAACGGCAATTGGGATAAAGACCAAGGAAGGAGTTGTTCTCGCTGTTGAGAAGCGCATCACTTCCCCACTGCTG GAACCAAGCAGTGTGGAGAAGATTATGGAAATTGATTCCCATATTGGGTGTGCAATGAGTGGATTAATTGCTGATGCACGGACACTTGTAGAACATGCTCGAGTTGAGACTCAG AATCATAGATTCTCCTACGGTGAACCTATGACTGTTGAGTCCACTACACAAGCTCTCTGTGATTTGGCCCTGAGATTTGGCGAGGGTGATGAAGAATCAATG TCTAGGCCTTTTGGGGTTTCTCTTCTCATTGCTGGTCATGATGAGAACGGTCCAAGCTT ATATTATACTGATCCGTCCGGTACATTCTGGCAATGCAATGCAAAAGCTATCGGTTCTGGTTCTGAAGGTGCTGACAGCTCTTTGCAGGAACAGTACAATAAG GAGCTCACTCTTAAAGAAGCTGAAACAATAGCCCTATCCATCCTCAAGCAAGTTATGGAGGAAAAG GTGACTCCCAATAATGTCGATATTGCCAGGGTAGCCCAAACTTATCATTTGTACCCCCCTTCCGAGGTGGAGGCTGTCATTAACCGCCTGTAA
- the LOC115997285 gene encoding uncharacterized protein LOC115997285, with product MAAVPFCVSSTVVAICKSAPTRRAKPAANRVLVRSGSNASGSNASINNMSMQESSSSSENKIKVFEDKSKGIVCYRDENGEITCEGYDEGPRFCQQFPKFSCNSRESEIIDLLQRCWLQVIDGAEM from the exons ATGGCTGCTGTACCATTCTGTGTTTCATCAACTGTTGTGGCAATCTGCAAATCTGCTCCAACCAGAAGGGCAAAGCCAGCTGCTAACAGAGTTTTGGTGAGATCAGGCAGTAATGCTTCAGGCAGTAATGCTTCAATCAATAATATGTCTATGcaagaatcatcatcatcatctgagAACAAGATTAAG GTTTTTGAGGACAAATCAAAGGGTATTGTTTGTTACAGAGATGAGAATGGGGAGATAACATGTGAAGGGTACGACGAAGGGCCTAGATTTTGCCAGCAATTTCCTAAGTTTTCCTGTAATTCCAG GGAATCAGAGATCATTGATCTGCTGCAAAGATGCTGGCTTCAAGTCATTGATGGTGCTGAAATGTAA